The following coding sequences are from one Chanos chanos chromosome 12, fChaCha1.1, whole genome shotgun sequence window:
- the LOC115825435 gene encoding deoxynucleoside triphosphate triphosphohydrolase SAMHD1-like, translating to MSQQKIFNDPIHGYIEMPPLCVEIINTPQFQRLRYIKQLGGGYFVYPGASHNRFEHSIGVCHLAGKLIKMLKEHQPDLGIDDKDALCVQIAGLCHDLGHGPFSHVFEMFMREAGKQWEHEEQSVKMFEALLEEKTKETTETRTIEKLMRDVYSFTHDDFEFIKALIKGKQSPPGPTTNRHTEALVKVYEALIQTIDAEDVRKDTGCGIKLKDLEEIKQLIRNSEPLPRDDTTNQGGGANVSHPTKPEQTEALVKIFQTLMQMRGVQGQMEEHGSTKDTLKRMIELIGTIKPCDNVEKCERQNSEDKAGTRSDKPFLYEIVANKRTGIDVDKMDYLSRDCHHLGMKCNFDHERYMMFARVCDDQICMRDKEAKNMYELFHARHSVHSSAYQHPVKKLVEQMIVDALLEAERAGFQIPGTGKQITEAVEDEKSYLHLTDDVLQEIVQVSLKGSPSKGSQSADSPSKPSDLSEAETLIKRIQTRQLYQCLGTKTFSVFNRKTHKGDLKSNIPGFLKELKKLLKEHAEEDNSKLKSSNFDVLCFSLDYGKKEKDPIDSLGFYKKTKPDKMIHLNREEAAAY from the exons ATGTCCCAACAAAAG ATATTCAATGACCCAATCCATGGCTACATTGAGATGCCTCCACTTTGTGTTGAAATCATCAACACCCCACAGTTCCAGAGACTGCGTTATATTAAGCAGCTTGGAGGAGGGTACTTTGTGTATCCAGGAGCTTCTCACAACCGCTTTGAACATTCCATTGG tgtgtgtcaccTCGCAGGCAAGCTGATCAAAATGCTGAAGGAACATCAACCAGATTTAGGGATTGATGACAAGGATGCGCTGTGCGTGCAGATTGCTGGCTTGTGTCATGACCTTG GTCATGGCCCATTTTCCCATGTCTTTGAAATGTTCATGAGGGAAGCTGGCAAACAGTGGGAG CATGAAGAACaatcagtgaaaatgtttgagGCCCTGCttgaggagaaaacaaaggagaCAACAGAGACGAGGACAATAGAAAAGCTGATGCGTgatgtttacagttttacaCATGACGATTTTGAATTCATCAAGGCTCTCATAAAAGGCAAACAGAGCCCACCTGGCCCCACAACCAACAGG CACACTGAGGCACTGGTGAAGGTATATGAAGCTCTGATTCAGACGATTGATGCTGAAGATGTCCGTAAAGACACAGGCTGTGGGATTAAACTAAAGGACTTGGAGGAGATAAAACAGCTCATCAGGAACAGTGAACCCCTTCCCAGAGATGACACCACGAATCAAGGAGGGGGGGCAAATGTATCACATCCCACCAAACCTGAG CAAACTGAGGCACTGGTCAAGATATTTCAGACACTGATGCAAATGAGAGGTGTTCAAGGTCAAATGGAAGAGCATGGCAGCACTAAGGACACCTTGAAGAGGATGATAGAGCTTATTGGGACGATTAAACCCTGTGACAACGTAGAGAAATGTGAAAGACAAAACTCTGAAGATAAG gCTGGAACACGTTCAGATAAACCATTCTTATATGAGATTGTGGCCAACAAGAGAACTGGCATTGATGTAGACAAGATGGATTACCTCAGCAG GGACTGCCACCACCTGGGCATGAAATGCAACTTTGATCACGAGCGCTACATGATGTTTGCTAGAGTTTGTGACGACCAGATCTGCATGAGAGACAAG GAAGCAAAGAACATGTATGAGCTCTTTCATGCCCGCCACAGTGTCCACAGCAGTGCCTACCAACACCCAGTTAAGAAGCTCGTTGAACAAAT gATTGTTGATGCCCTTTTAGAGGCTGAAAGAGCTGGGTTTCAGATTCCAGGCACTGGCAAACAAATCACAGAGGCTGTGGAGGATGAGAAGAGTTACCTGCACCTCACAG ATGATGTTCTTCAGGAAATCGTGCAAGTGTCATTAAAAGGTTCTCCATCAAAAGGTTCCCAGTCGGCCGATTCTCCATCAAAACCTTCTGATTTGTCAGAAGCTGAGACGCTCATTAAGAGAATCCAAACACGACAACTTTACCAGTGCCTTGGCACTAAAACATTTAGTGTTTTTAACAGGAAGACTCACAAGGGGGACTTGAAA AGCAACATTCCTGGGTTCCTTAAAGAGCTTAAAAAACTACTCAAAGAGCATGCAGAAGAAGACAACTCCAAACTGAAAAGCTCCAACTTTGATGTTTTG TGTTTCAGTCTGGACTAtggcaagaaagaaaaagatccAATTGATTCCTTAGGattctacaaaaaaacaaagcccgACAAAATGATACACCTGAACAGAGAAGAG GCTGCAGCATACtaa